The Nicotiana tabacum cultivar K326 chromosome 14, ASM71507v2, whole genome shotgun sequence genome contains a region encoding:
- the LOC107780832 gene encoding uncharacterized protein LOC107780832 isoform X3: MKVAVVGAGISGLISAYELAKSGVKVVVYENEDYLGGHAKTVTVDCVDLDLGFMIFNRVTYPNMMEFFEFLGVNMEISHMSFSVTLDQGGGCEWGTRNGISSLFAQKKNVLNPYFWQMIREIIKFKQDVISYLEALDNNPDIDCDETLWQFIKSNGCSELFLKAYLIPICSSIWSCPLEGVMGFSAYSILSVFRDHHLLQLFGLSQLLTVRWGSHTSVNKVKEELEKRGCQIRTDCEVNSVSTDGEGCTIACNDGAKEVYDGCIMAAHAPDTLRMLGKEATCDETRILGAFQYSYSDIFLHRDKTFLPRDPAAWSALNFLGTTKNRGRMTYWLNVIQNLGDSKLPYLVTVDPPHTPEHILLKWTTGHLVPSVAASKASRELDQIQGKRGIWFCGAYQGYGFHEDGLKVGVAAADGVLRRNCSILDNSKHMVPTWPETGARLVVTRFFRSFIKTGCIILFEGGTVFTFQGTERKCSLKVSLRIHGPQFYWKIATEAEIGLADAFIHGDFSFVDKNEGLLNLIMIFVANSDLKASVTSSSKKRGWWTPFLFTAALPSAKYFIQHVLNQNTLTQARRNISRHYDLSNELFSLFLDGTMTYSCAIFKSEDEDLKDAQLRKISVLIRKAKISKEHHILEIGFGWGSFAVEVVKQTGCKYTGITLSEQQLEYAQLIVEQAGLQVFGVQNMKKRWFS; encoded by the exons GTAACTTATCCAAACATGATGGAATTTTTTGAGTTCCTTGGAGTTAATATGGAGATCTCTCATATGTCATTTTCAGTGACCTTAGACCAAGGCGGTGGTTGCGAATGGGGTACCCGAAATGGAATCTCTAGTTTGTTTGCACAGAAGAAGAATGTCTTGAATCCATATTTTTGGCAAATGATTAGAGAAATTATCAAGTTCAAGCAGGATGTCATAAG TTACCTTGAAGCACTTGACAACAATCCTGACATTGATTGCGATGAAACATTATGGCAATTTATTAAGTCAAATGGCTGTTCGGAGTTATTTCTGAAGGCTTATCTG ATTCCAATATGTTCTTCTATCTGGTCCTGTCCCTTAGAAGGAGTAATGGGATTTTCTGCTTATTCCATTCTTTCAGTCTTCCGCGACCACCATCTTCTTCAG CTCTTTGGTCTCTCTCAGTTGCTCACTGTAAGATGGGGATCACATACATCTGTAAACAAG GTTAAGGAGGAGCTGGAGAAGAGAGGCTGCCAAATAAGAACTGATTGTGAAGTAAATTCTGTATCGACAGATGGAGAAG GTTGTACCATAGCTTGCAATGATGGTGCCAAAGAAGTATATGATGGATGCATAATGGCTGCACATGCTCCGGATACTCTGAGAATGTTAGGCAAAGAGGCAACATGTGATGAAACAAGAATTCTGGGTGCTTTCCAGTATAGCTATAG CGATATTTTCCTTCATCGTGACAAAACATTCCTGCCTCGCGACCCAGCTGCATGGAGTGCTTTGAACTTTCTTGGAACTACGAAAAATAGAGGACGCATGACATATTGGCTCAATGTAATCCAG AATCTTGGTGACTCAAAGCTGCCTTATCTCGTAACCGTCGATCCTCCTCACACACCAGAGCATATATTGCTTAAGTGGACAACAGGCCACCTAGTCCCCTCAGTTGCTGCATCAAAAGCTTCACGTGAGCTAGATCAAATCCAAGGGAAGAGAGGAATATGGTTTTGTGGAGCATATCAAG GCTATGGCTTCCATGAGGATGGACTAAAG GTGGGTGTGGCTGCTGCAGATGGCGTGCTTAGAAGGAATTGTAGTATTCTGGACAACTCCAAGCACATGGTACCAACCTGGCCTGAAACAGGAGCACGCCTCGTTGTTACAAGATTTTTCAGAAGTTTCATTAAAACAGGATGCATAAT CTTGTTTGAAGGAGGTACAGTCTTCACCTTCCAAGGAACAGAGAGGAAATGCTCTCTGAAAGTTTCTCTTAGAATTCATGGTCCACAGTTTTACTGGAAG ATTGCAACTGAAGCTGAAATAGGCCTTGCTGATGCTTTTATTCATGGGGATTTCTCTTTTGTTGACAAGAATGAAGGTCTTCTTAATCTTATCATG ATATTTGTTGCCAACAGTGATTTGAAAGCGTCAGTTACAAGTTCTAGCAAGAAAAG AGGCTGGTGGACACCATTCCTTTTTACAGCAGCACTGCCATCTGCAAAGTATTTCATTCAACATGTTTTGAATCAAAACACCCTGACTCAGGCTCGTCGGAATATCTCCCGCCATTATGACCTG AGTAATGAACTCTTCTCACTCTTTCTGGATGGGACAATGACATACTCATGTGCAATATTCAAG AGTGAGGATGAAGACCTAAAAGATGCACAACTGAGAAAGATTTCTGTTCTCATTAGAAAG GCAAAAATTAGCAAGGAACATCACATTTTAGAGATTGGATTTGGTTGGGGAAGTTTTGCTGTGGAAGTTGTCAAGCAAACAGGATGTAAATATACTGGTATAACTCTCTCCGAGCAGCAACTGGAGTATGCACAGTTGATAGTTGAGCAAGCAGGCCTTCAG gtgttcggagtgcaaaatatgaagaaaaggtggtttagctag